The following are encoded together in the Zingiber officinale cultivar Zhangliang chromosome 8A, Zo_v1.1, whole genome shotgun sequence genome:
- the LOC122010294 gene encoding probable LRR receptor-like serine/threonine-protein kinase At1g67720 has product MNSRLSGRNLTGNIPAELASLTGLVELWLDGNVLCGHIPALGACLSLRNIHLENNKLTGDLSFLDGLSNLQELYVLSCHYIVI; this is encoded by the exons ATGAACAGTAGACTATCAGGGAGAAATTTGACGGGGAATATACCTGCAGAGCTTGCTAGTTTAACTGGCCTAGTCGAATT ATGGCTTGATGGAAACGTGCTTTGTGGCCATATACCTGCTCTCGGTGCATGCTTAAGTCTCAGAAACAT TCACCTTGAGAACAATAAGTTAACTGGTGATCTATCATTTTTGGATGGCCTATCAAATTTACAAGAACTGTATGTCCTTTCTTGCCATTATATTGTCATTTAA
- the LOC122011274 gene encoding cytochrome P450 71A1-like, whose translation MIFLSYGSRRCLCLGRVPTLVVSSPDAARDVLRTHDHICASRSSTTVTCILLDGCSDMAFAPYGDEWRQRRQICTLHLLSPKMVQSYSLVREQEVATMVAAIYSRGSTAEIDMSPVLFAFSNDILCRIVTRKKFEGKKGLFSKLISENSVLLAKIYLGDYLPWLGWVDWLLGKVARVKKNHKRWDDLLDQVIKEHEERVSSHDEKDFVDVLISLQKDPVLESILTPEVIKALLQVYLPVFFGVVGSPAREGSFGEKLSSWDYFGRSSIRGTDGEG comes from the exons ATGATCTTTCTCTCATATGGCTCTAGGCGTTGCCTCTGCCTCGGCCGCGTCCCGACCCTCGTCGTCTCCTCCCCCGATGCTGCCCGGGATGTCCTCCGCACCCACGATCACATCTGTGCCAGCCGCTCCTCCACCACCGTCACCTGCATCCTCCTCGATGGTTGCAGCGACATGGCCTTCGCCCCCTACGGCGATGAGTGGAGGCAACGCCGACAGATATGCACCCTCCACCTACTGAGCCCCAAGATGGTACAGTCCTACTCTCTGGTTCGCGAGCAGGAGGTGGCCACCATGGTTGCCGCCATCTACTCCCGTGGATCGACAGCGGAGATCGACATGTCCCCCGTCCTGTTTGCCTTCTCCAATGACATCCTGTGTCGGATAGTCACGAGGAAGAAGTTCGAAGGGAAGAAAGGGTTGTTCTCGAAGCTCATCTCAGAGAACTCGGTGCTGCTGGCCAAGATTTATCTCGGGGATTACCTCCCGTGGCTCGGTTGGGTGGATTGGTTGCTCGGCAAGGTGGCGCGAGTGAAGAAGAACCATAAGAGGTGGGACGATCTGCTGGATCAGGTTATCAAGGAACATGAAGAGCGAGTGTCGTCGCATGATGAGAAAGATTTCGTAGATGTTTTGATCTCCCTTCAGAAGGATCCCGTGTTGGAATCCATCCTCACTCCGGAAGTCATCAAGGCGCTTCTTCAG GTGTACCTGCCCGTTTTCTTCGGTGTGGTTGGTAGTCCAGCCAGGGAGGGAAGTTTTGGAGAGAAGCTGAGTTCG TGGGACTACTTTGGTAGAAGTAGCATCAGGGGCACTGATGGTGAAGGGTGA